A genomic stretch from Bacillaceae bacterium S4-13-56 includes:
- the argF gene encoding ornithine carbamoyltransferase — protein MGSKVEWPIKNVGVNHKDFVTIADYSTGEIMALLQDALQMKKLQKAGKADPVLAGKVLGMIFEKSSTRTRVSFEVGMLQMGGHAIFLSSKDIQLGRGESISDTAKVLSRYVDGIMIRTFEHSKVEELAYHATVPVINGLSDLHHPAQVLADLLTILEKKGKLAGLKLSYIGDGYNNMTHSLMEGAAKVGMDIAVACPMGYEPNQQITNQAKQFAKQMGSSVVVTSDPVEAIQNADVIVTDVWTSMGMEEEAEKRLKDFESYQVNKELCSHAKSDYIFLHCLPAHRGEEVTSEIIDGPHSVVFDEAENRLHAQKAILKALMN, from the coding sequence ATGGGGAGTAAAGTTGAATGGCCCATAAAGAATGTGGGAGTAAATCATAAGGATTTTGTTACGATTGCGGATTACTCAACGGGAGAGATAATGGCTCTTCTTCAAGATGCGTTACAGATGAAAAAGCTTCAGAAAGCTGGCAAGGCTGACCCGGTGCTTGCGGGGAAAGTGCTTGGAATGATTTTTGAAAAGTCATCAACAAGAACACGTGTCTCCTTTGAAGTAGGAATGCTACAAATGGGAGGTCATGCTATTTTCCTAAGTTCAAAGGATATCCAGCTTGGACGTGGAGAGAGCATATCGGATACGGCGAAGGTTTTATCTCGTTATGTGGATGGGATTATGATCCGCACCTTCGAGCATTCCAAAGTGGAAGAACTCGCTTACCATGCGACAGTTCCGGTCATAAATGGATTATCGGATTTACATCATCCTGCTCAGGTGCTGGCTGATCTACTAACCATTCTTGAGAAAAAAGGAAAGCTGGCTGGATTAAAGCTAAGTTATATTGGGGATGGATATAACAATATGACTCACTCGCTCATGGAGGGTGCAGCAAAAGTAGGAATGGATATTGCGGTTGCTTGTCCAATGGGTTATGAACCGAATCAGCAAATTACCAATCAGGCGAAGCAGTTTGCAAAGCAAATGGGAAGCAGTGTAGTCGTGACTAGTGATCCAGTGGAAGCGATCCAGAATGCTGATGTGATTGTAACGGATGTATGGACCAGTATGGGGATGGAAGAGGAAGCGGAGAAAAGATTAAAGGACTTTGAATCCTATCAGGTGAATAAGGAACTGTGTAGCCATGCTAAGTCGGATTATATTTTTCTCCATTGCTTACCAGCCCATCGTGGGGAAGAGGTAACATCAGAAATTATCGATGGTCCACATTCTGTTGTTTTTGATGAAGCAGAAAATAGACTTCATGCACAAAAAGCCATTCTAAAAGCATTGATGAATTAA
- a CDS encoding argininosuccinate synthase: MAKEKVVLAYSGGLDTSVAIKWIQEKYGYDVIALGLDVGEGKDLEAIKDKALKVGAIKAYITDAKEMLAKEYIVPALKGNCLYEGKYPISSALSRPLISKLLVEVAKQEGAVAVAHGCTGKGNDQVRFEVAIQALDPDLQVIAPVREWGMTRDEELEYAEQKGIPVPVSKENPFSIDANIWGRACEAGVLENPWNEAPEAAFDWTNPIELTPDEAEYVEITFEEGVPVALNGEEMDLVPLIEELNLLGGKHGVGRIDHIENRLVGIKSREVYENPGALILINAHKELEFLTLPREVTQYKANVDQQLSKLIYDGLWYSPLKSALDAFINETQEVVSGTIRVKLHKGNHMVVGRKSEHSLYNEELATYSKGDAFDHNAAVGFIKLWGLSTKVYSQVNQKKPEKEVVLAK, from the coding sequence ATGGCAAAGGAAAAAGTGGTGTTGGCATATTCAGGAGGTCTAGATACTTCTGTTGCAATAAAGTGGATCCAAGAAAAGTATGGTTATGATGTGATTGCTCTTGGTTTGGATGTTGGGGAAGGAAAGGATCTTGAGGCAATTAAGGATAAGGCCTTAAAGGTTGGGGCTATTAAGGCTTATATTACAGATGCAAAGGAAATGTTGGCAAAGGAATATATCGTTCCAGCTTTAAAAGGAAACTGTTTGTACGAAGGGAAGTATCCAATCTCTTCTGCATTATCTCGTCCGTTAATTTCCAAGCTGTTAGTAGAAGTTGCGAAGCAGGAAGGTGCAGTTGCTGTTGCCCATGGTTGTACAGGAAAAGGAAATGACCAGGTTCGTTTTGAAGTAGCTATTCAGGCCCTTGATCCAGATTTACAAGTGATAGCGCCAGTTCGTGAATGGGGCATGACTCGTGACGAAGAACTAGAATATGCCGAGCAAAAAGGGATTCCTGTTCCAGTTAGCAAGGAAAATCCATTCTCTATTGATGCAAACATTTGGGGGCGTGCATGTGAAGCGGGGGTTCTTGAAAACCCTTGGAATGAAGCGCCTGAAGCTGCGTTTGATTGGACCAATCCGATTGAGTTAACGCCAGACGAAGCGGAATATGTGGAGATTACTTTTGAAGAAGGTGTTCCTGTTGCGTTGAACGGAGAGGAAATGGACCTTGTTCCTTTAATTGAAGAGCTAAACCTACTTGGCGGAAAGCACGGGGTTGGACGTATTGACCATATCGAAAACCGCCTTGTCGGCATTAAGTCTCGTGAGGTTTATGAAAACCCGGGAGCTTTAATTTTAATCAATGCTCATAAGGAGCTTGAATTTTTAACTCTTCCACGTGAGGTAACTCAATATAAAGCGAATGTAGATCAACAGCTTTCTAAGCTAATCTATGACGGTCTATGGTATTCACCGTTAAAGTCTGCTTTGGATGCTTTTATCAATGAAACTCAAGAAGTGGTATCTGGTACGATTCGTGTGAAGCTCCATAAAGGCAACCACATGGTCGTGGGCCGTAAATCAGAACACAGCCTTTACAATGAAGAATTGGCCACATACTCAAAAGGGGATGCCTTTGATCACAATGCGGCGGTAGGGTTCATTAAACTTTGGGGACTTTCTACTAAAGTTTACTCTCAGGTGAACCAAAAGAAGCCCGAAAAAGAGGTTGTTTTGGCGAAATAG
- the argH gene encoding argininosuccinate lyase — protein MSKLWGGRFTKETNKLVEEFTASINFDQKLALEDIEGSLAHVQMLGDCNIIPLEDVDKIKDGLQQIKGKVLDGTMEYSVADEDIHMNIEKQLIELIGPVGGKLHTGRSRNDQVATDMHLYLRTKTKQLIELVQSVQEALIGQAEENVETIVPGYTHLQRAQPVSFGHHLMAYFWMFERDKERLTDSQKRINWLPLGAGALAGTTFPIEREKVGDILGFDMIYPNSMDAVSDRDFIVEFLSIASLIMTHISRLSEEMVIWSSQEFQFIELDDSFCTGSSIMPQKKNPDVPELLRAKTGRVYGNLMGLLTVLKGLPLAYNKDMQEDKEGMFDTVETLEGSLKLLAPMIETMTVNREVMRQAVNQDFSNATDIADYLVTKGLAFREAHEIIGKIVLYSIKNGKFLLDLTMEEYKQFSILFEEDIYKVLAPDNVVAARSSFGGTAQKQVAAQIQLGKERMK, from the coding sequence ATGTCAAAATTATGGGGCGGACGCTTTACCAAAGAAACAAATAAGCTTGTGGAGGAGTTTACGGCTTCTATTAACTTCGATCAAAAATTAGCACTCGAGGACATTGAGGGCAGCTTGGCCCACGTTCAAATGTTGGGTGATTGCAACATTATCCCATTGGAGGATGTTGATAAAATTAAAGATGGCCTCCAACAAATTAAGGGTAAGGTTTTGGACGGAACTATGGAATACTCCGTGGCTGATGAAGATATTCATATGAATATCGAGAAGCAGCTCATTGAATTGATTGGTCCTGTTGGTGGAAAATTGCATACGGGACGCAGCCGGAATGACCAAGTGGCAACGGATATGCACCTGTATTTACGTACGAAAACAAAGCAATTGATTGAATTGGTTCAATCTGTCCAAGAAGCTTTGATTGGTCAGGCTGAGGAAAATGTGGAAACCATTGTTCCAGGATACACACATCTTCAACGAGCCCAACCAGTTTCTTTTGGCCATCATTTAATGGCTTACTTTTGGATGTTTGAGCGTGACAAAGAGCGTCTAACAGATAGTCAAAAGCGTATCAATTGGCTTCCTCTTGGAGCTGGGGCTCTTGCGGGAACAACTTTTCCTATTGAACGTGAAAAGGTGGGTGATATCCTTGGTTTTGACATGATCTATCCGAATAGTATGGATGCTGTTAGTGACCGTGATTTTATCGTCGAGTTCCTTTCTATTGCTTCGTTAATCATGACTCATATTTCTCGTTTGTCGGAGGAAATGGTGATCTGGTCCAGTCAGGAATTTCAATTTATCGAGCTTGATGATTCTTTCTGTACTGGTTCAAGCATTATGCCACAAAAGAAAAACCCTGATGTTCCTGAACTCCTTCGTGCAAAAACGGGCCGCGTATATGGAAACTTGATGGGACTGCTTACTGTGTTAAAAGGTCTTCCATTAGCCTACAACAAGGATATGCAGGAAGATAAAGAGGGGATGTTCGATACAGTTGAAACATTAGAAGGCTCTCTGAAACTGTTGGCTCCAATGATTGAAACAATGACTGTTAATCGTGAGGTCATGCGCCAAGCCGTGAATCAAGACTTTTCTAACGCAACCGATATAGCCGATTATTTGGTCACTAAAGGTCTTGCTTTCCGTGAAGCCCATGAGATCATTGGAAAAATTGTTCTTTATTCCATTAAAAATGGAAAGTTTTTGTTGGACCTTACAATGGAGGAATATAAGCAATTTAGTATTCTGTTTGAAGAGGATATTTATAAAGTATTAGCTCCTGACAACGTTGTGGCGGCTCGCTCTAGTTTTGGAGGGACAGCGCAGAAGCAAGTAGCTGCACAAATTCAGTTAGGGAAAGAGAGAATGAAATAA
- a CDS encoding MarR family transcriptional regulator, whose amino-acid sequence MKKEHIQELIDRYVYLSFSVTKKAEALITEQIGAELTYDQQYMLRYIKNTHQCTSTELAEVFDVKKSAITAIINRLAAKGLIERTRDEDDRRVVYLTLSKGGEDLFQRTEERVHCAVEKIIRKFDPQEIKDFLKTYEKLGRVLTEIKVESQEE is encoded by the coding sequence ATGAAAAAAGAACATATTCAAGAACTTATTGATCGTTATGTTTATTTATCTTTTTCAGTAACAAAAAAGGCTGAGGCATTGATAACAGAGCAAATTGGAGCAGAATTGACTTATGACCAACAGTATATGCTCAGATACATTAAAAATACCCATCAATGTACATCAACGGAGCTAGCGGAAGTTTTTGATGTAAAAAAGAGTGCAATCACTGCTATTATCAATCGTCTCGCGGCAAAGGGATTGATTGAGCGTACGAGGGATGAGGATGACCGTCGAGTCGTTTATTTGACCTTGTCTAAGGGGGGAGAGGATCTATTTCAAAGAACAGAGGAGCGGGTACATTGTGCAGTTGAAAAAATAATACGTAAATTTGATCCGCAGGAAATTAAAGATTTTCTTAAAACCTACGAAAAGCTTGGAAGAGTATTAACGGAGATTAAAGTAGAGTCACAGGAGGAGTGA
- a CDS encoding MMPL family transporter has product MRGIIKGKWFIVLAWIAVTAVLVTTAPNMANLVSEKGELEVPEGYSSTLASEILAEVQDGEETTVALVFHEEDGKALDMAMVEEAIQRLEDNKDKLGIASITTHFDQAELEGQLVTEDKDTVLASISIDIQERGPKEVSELLYTEIEDIDVAHYYTSNWMINEDLNENAQEGLKRTEGITVVFILIVLLLVFRSFVAPFVPLLTIGLTYLASQSVVAFLVDQFNFPISSYTQIFLVAILFGIGTDYCILLLSRFKEEMGNHESLTDAIVETYRTAGKTVFYSGLAVMTGFAAIGFSQFKLYQSASAVAIGVALLLLALTTIVPFFMVVLGKKLFWPTRGKIEHKESKFWDTLGRFSIARPLLALLIVGAITIPFLATYDGELSYNSLNEMGDDVASVKAFNIISDGFGPGESMPTQVIIKNDEEMDSSEYIVLAEEISNELAKINGVDVVRSVTRPTGEILDDLFVSSQAEQLKDGITEANNGVKEISDGLHEASSEMKKSEPQLEEAVDGIEQLVTGTNELKEGIVQLQGGLSEIEQGLRDSSLGAAEASKGLAEIKSNFEKLVAGSRELLTGYKEAQAGLGQLYGKYVEVEEGVQQLSDGLKQANQYFTALENNPNYEGIEQDQYYQGLKGTVQGVQQQLAGLAQGLTELNANLNGVSNGIAQANTSFENDILANQELLVAGMGELLTGLDQLQSGLEQMAAGQGKAVDNIPSITDGVEEINGGQKELLDGFSGLGDQMSELTGGLTDATDGLDQIYEGLEEATTYLSGIADSQNIGIYVPEETFETEEFQELLDHYLSDNKKVMTMDLIFSENPYSSEAMDQIEPIKETISRVTKDTKLENAQVAVGGITSINKDLATMSDKDYSRTVVLMLIGITLILVILLKSMIMPIYLIGSLIITYYTSMAISEFIFVNIVGYDGLSWVVSFFAFVILIALGIDYSIFLMDRFNEYRGKPVLEAMLVSMRKMGTVIISAAIILGGTFVAMMPSGVLSLLQIATIVLVGLILYAMVVLPLFIPVMVKIFGKANWWPFVDKKKPTSVDRGNTLDQ; this is encoded by the coding sequence ATGAGAGGAATAATCAAGGGGAAATGGTTTATTGTTTTAGCTTGGATTGCAGTTACTGCTGTGCTTGTTACGACAGCGCCTAATATGGCAAATTTAGTAAGTGAAAAAGGGGAATTAGAAGTTCCCGAGGGATATTCGTCAACGTTAGCTTCTGAAATTCTAGCAGAGGTCCAAGATGGTGAGGAAACTACCGTAGCCTTAGTTTTTCATGAAGAGGATGGAAAAGCACTCGACATGGCTATGGTGGAAGAGGCAATCCAACGCCTTGAGGATAACAAAGATAAGTTAGGAATTGCGAGTATTACCACCCATTTTGACCAAGCAGAGCTAGAAGGCCAATTGGTAACAGAAGATAAGGATACTGTCTTAGCTTCTATAAGTATCGATATCCAAGAACGTGGTCCTAAAGAAGTTTCTGAATTGCTATATACAGAGATTGAAGACATTGATGTCGCCCATTACTATACAAGTAACTGGATGATCAACGAGGATTTGAATGAGAATGCGCAGGAAGGATTAAAGCGTACAGAAGGTATCACCGTAGTCTTTATTTTAATAGTGTTATTATTGGTATTCCGCTCATTCGTTGCGCCATTTGTTCCACTTTTAACCATTGGGTTAACATACTTAGCTTCTCAATCAGTAGTTGCATTTTTAGTTGATCAGTTTAACTTTCCAATATCATCCTATACGCAGATTTTCTTGGTAGCCATTTTATTTGGTATAGGAACGGACTATTGTATTTTGCTACTCAGTCGCTTTAAGGAAGAGATGGGAAATCATGAATCTCTAACGGATGCAATTGTGGAAACCTATCGTACTGCTGGAAAAACCGTTTTTTATAGTGGTTTAGCTGTAATGACAGGTTTCGCTGCGATTGGATTTTCTCAATTTAAACTCTATCAATCTGCTTCTGCTGTAGCGATTGGTGTTGCCCTATTACTTTTAGCTTTAACAACTATAGTTCCATTTTTTATGGTGGTTTTAGGTAAAAAATTATTCTGGCCAACACGTGGAAAAATTGAACATAAAGAGAGTAAGTTTTGGGATACGCTTGGACGTTTTTCCATTGCACGTCCGTTGTTAGCTCTTCTAATAGTAGGAGCTATCACCATCCCATTTCTAGCAACCTACGATGGAGAATTATCCTATAATTCCCTGAATGAGATGGGAGATGATGTGGCATCTGTAAAAGCCTTTAACATTATTTCTGACGGGTTTGGACCTGGAGAATCCATGCCAACCCAAGTTATTATTAAAAACGATGAAGAAATGGATTCTTCGGAGTATATAGTTTTAGCCGAAGAAATTAGTAATGAGTTAGCCAAGATTAATGGAGTGGACGTTGTACGCTCTGTTACTAGACCAACCGGAGAAATACTAGATGATTTATTCGTATCCTCTCAAGCTGAACAACTTAAGGATGGAATCACAGAAGCTAATAATGGAGTGAAAGAAATCAGTGATGGACTCCACGAAGCTAGCTCTGAAATGAAAAAATCCGAGCCTCAACTGGAAGAGGCAGTAGATGGAATTGAACAGCTTGTAACGGGAACAAATGAATTAAAGGAAGGAATTGTTCAACTGCAAGGTGGACTTTCCGAAATTGAACAAGGATTAAGAGATAGCTCTCTAGGAGCAGCAGAAGCAAGTAAAGGGTTAGCTGAAATTAAGTCTAATTTTGAAAAATTAGTTGCTGGAAGTAGAGAACTTTTAACAGGATATAAAGAAGCGCAAGCTGGACTTGGACAGTTGTATGGAAAATATGTTGAAGTTGAGGAAGGAGTTCAGCAATTATCTGATGGACTTAAACAGGCTAATCAATATTTCACAGCTCTTGAGAACAACCCTAACTATGAAGGTATAGAGCAAGATCAGTATTATCAAGGTTTAAAAGGGACTGTTCAGGGAGTACAACAACAACTAGCTGGATTAGCTCAAGGACTTACAGAACTAAACGCTAATTTGAATGGTGTTAGCAATGGCATTGCCCAAGCAAATACTTCCTTTGAAAATGACATCCTTGCCAATCAAGAACTTTTAGTTGCTGGGATGGGCGAATTATTAACTGGTTTGGATCAATTACAGTCTGGTTTAGAACAAATGGCGGCTGGCCAAGGAAAAGCTGTTGATAATATTCCATCCATCACAGATGGAGTAGAAGAAATTAATGGTGGTCAGAAAGAGTTATTGGATGGATTCAGTGGACTCGGTGATCAAATGTCTGAGTTAACAGGTGGTTTAACAGACGCTACCGATGGGTTGGATCAAATCTATGAAGGTTTAGAGGAAGCTACAACCTATTTATCTGGCATTGCAGATTCTCAAAATATTGGAATCTATGTTCCAGAGGAAACTTTTGAAACTGAGGAGTTTCAGGAGTTACTTGACCATTACTTGTCAGATAACAAAAAAGTAATGACTATGGATCTAATCTTTAGTGAGAATCCATACTCAAGCGAAGCAATGGATCAAATCGAGCCAATTAAAGAAACTATTTCTAGAGTTACGAAAGATACCAAGTTAGAAAATGCTCAAGTAGCTGTAGGTGGAATTACAAGTATTAACAAGGATTTAGCCACTATGTCTGATAAAGACTACAGTCGTACTGTAGTGCTTATGTTAATTGGTATTACGTTGATTCTTGTCATCTTGTTAAAATCTATGATCATGCCAATCTATTTAATTGGTTCATTGATTATTACCTATTACACATCAATGGCGATCTCTGAGTTTATTTTCGTAAATATTGTTGGGTATGATGGCTTAAGTTGGGTCGTATCCTTCTTTGCCTTCGTTATTTTAATTGCACTTGGTATCGATTATAGTATTTTCTTAATGGACCGTTTTAACGAATATAGAGGAAAGCCAGTACTAGAAGCAATGCTCGTATCTATGAGAAAAATGGGTACAGTTATTATTTCTGCTGCGATCATTCTAGGTGGAACCTTCGTAGCGATGATGCCATCTGGCGTGCTATCCCTCTTACAGATCGCAACAATTGTGTTAGTAGGTTTGATTCTATACGCTATGGTTGTTTTACCATTGTTTATCCCAGTTATGGTGAAAATCTTTGGTAAAGCTAACTGGTGGCCGTTCGTTGATAAGAAAAAACCCACATCAGTGGATAGAGGAAATACGTTAGACCAATAA